Part of the uncultured Fibrobacter sp. genome, ACAGTAGGGCTCACCGGACACACCACAGGACCGCACGCCCATATAGTCACCGGTCTTATCGACAAGAACGGAGACAAGCGCATCGGTAACGTTAGGTACAAAGTAATCAACCCGATTCAGTGGTTCTACATGTTTAAGCCAACCGCCGATGCTGTACGAACTCGGTAAACGTCCCTGTTGAAAAAAGCTCAACACCTCCCTGCAAGTGACCCTAATCACAAACATCGTCAAAAAGTGTTCTCTAAGTGTTTTTTCGGGCCTGTTGTAAGTTAATTGTTACATCGGAGCCCTCGCCAAAAAACAAAGTTTTAAATAACTTTACTGCTGGAATTAGGGAATTGGCTACAACAAAAAAAGAAAGGATAAAAAACAAATGAAGTTCAGTGTTTTGGCTTTTGTAACCATTACCGCAGCCCTTCTTACCGGATGCTCCGGAGTCGTCACACCCAAAGCAGAAATCGCTTCACACGATTCAGATCACAACATTCCTGCCATCGACCAAATGATTATCTCTTACAAGCAGGATTACATCAACAAGTGCTACATTCCCGTCGCCAAGAAGCATCCGCCTGAAAACGCATGCCAGGCAGAACTTTTCCAGATGCTTGAACGCAGCTATCATTTGGACTACAACCAGAACCACGTGGCTATGGCCTCTAACAAGTTGCTGTTCAAGGACATAGATGCAAAGATCATCGAAATGTCCAGAAACGATCCCGAAGTTCGCAACGCCATTCGCGCAGGCGCCTTCAGAAGCACGAGCGAAATGCTCAGCTACTACCACGAAAAGTACCATTTCGACACCCAGATCGAACAGTACTAAAAATCAGCAAATTTTACGAGAGAGAAAAGCCCGCAGCCGTTTCGGCTGCGGGTTCTTTTTTCTATATTTACACCCGCATTTAACGATAAAAACAACCCGAAGAATTCTATCGCTCCGATAAGCCAGAGGCCAAGGTCCCTGAGCCTGTCGAAGGGCCTAGATGACTGAAGGAATAAAAAGAGACAAAATCATGGGAAAATCACTCTATCAGAAGATTTTTGAAAGCCACACGGTAGCTAAGCTCCCGAGCGGCCAGTGCCAGCTCTTTATCGGGCTCCACCTCTGCCACGAAGTCACGAGCCCGCAGGCTTTTGCGCAGCTCCGCGAAGAAGGCCAGAAGGTGCTGTTCCCGGAACGCACTTTCGCCACGGTCGACCACATCATCCCGACCACGTTCCCGGAACGTAACCGCCCGCTCCAGGACGGCATTTCCGAAGAGATGTTCTCCCATATCGAAAACAACACCAAGAATAACGGCATCAAGTTCTTTGGCCCCGGCACCTGCGAACAGGGCGTGATCCACATCGTGGGCCCCGAAGAAGGCGTGACCCAGCCGGGCATGACCGTTGCCTGCGGTGACTCCCACACGGCAACGCACGGTGCATTCGGTGCTATCGCGTTCGGTATCGGTACAAGCCAGGTGGCCGACGTTTTGGCCACCCAGACGCTCGCCATGAGCCCCTTGAAGACTCGCCGCATCAAGTTCACCGGCAAGCTCAAGCCGGGTGTGACCGCCAAGGACGTTGCCCTTGCCTACATCGCCAAGCTCGGCGTGAACGGTGGCGTTGGCTACGCTTACGAATTTGCCGGTCCGGTCATCGAAGAAATGGGCATGGAAGGCCGTATGACGGTCTGCAACATGGCTATCGAAGGTGGCGCCCGCGTCGGTTACTGCAACCCCGACGAAAAGACTTTTGAATACCTCAAGGGCCGTCCGTACGCCCCGAAGGCTGACAAGTGGGACGAAGCCGTTGCTTACTGGAAGTCTGTGGCTACCGACGCCGACGCCCAGTTTGACGACGAAGTCGAAATCAACTGCGACAACCTCGAACCGATGGTCACCTGGGGTATCACTCCGGCACAGGCCATTCCGCTCAACGGCAACATGCCGAAGATCAGCGAATTCGAAGGCAGCGAAAAGAAGGTCATCTCTGAAGCCTATGAATACATGGGCTGGGAAGAAGGTTCCAAGATGATTGGCCGCCCCATCGACATCGCCTTCGTGGGTAGCTGCACCAACGGCCGCCTCAGCGACTTGCAGGCCGCCGCCGAAATCATCAAGGGCCACAAGGTCGCCCCGACCGTGAAGATGTGGGTCGTTCCTGGTTCCATGAAGATCAAGGTGGAAGCCGAAGCTCTCGGTCTCGACAAGATTTTCAAGGAAGCCGGTGCCGAATGGCGCGAAGCGGGCTGCTCGCTCTGCCTCGCCATGAACCCGGACAAGCTCAAGGGTCGCCAGGTGAGCGCCTCCTCCAGTAACCGTAACTTCAAGGGCCGTCAGGGCAGCCCGTCGGGCCGCACCATCCTCATGAGCCCCGCCATGGTGGCCGCCGCCGCCATCGAAGGCAAGGTCACCGACGTCCGCAAGTACATCAAGTAACGCAAGGAGATTTAAAAAATGAATTCTATCGACATTGTTAAAGGTTCCGGCGTTCCTGTACGCGGCAACGACATCGACACTGACCGTATCATCCCGGCACGCTTCCTCAAGTGCGTCACGTTCGAAGGCCTCGGCGACAACGCCTTTGCCGACGATATCGCTGGCCTCGCCGCTCAGGGCAAGGTCCACCCGTTCCGCGATCCGGCCTACAAGAACGGCTCCATCCTCGTTTCGAACCAGAACTTCGGTTGCGGTTCCAGCCGTGAACACGCTCCGCAGGCCCTGAAGCGCTGGGGCATCCGCGCCATCATCGCCGAAAGCTACTCCGAAATCTTCTTCGGTAACTGCGTCGCCATCGGCGTGCCCTGCTACAAGGTGAGCCACGAAGTTGCAGACAAGATTCTCGCCTGGATCGAAGCACACCCGAGCGAAGAACTCGTCACGAGCACCGAAAGCCGCACGCTCAAGATGGGTGACGAAACCATCGAGCTCACGCTTGCCGACGGCCCGCGCGGTCAGTTCCTCGACGGTTCCTGGCACGCACGTTCCGCCCTCATGGCCAACGCCGACAAGGTGCAGGAACTCGCCAGCAAGCTGCCGTACATGCAGTTCCTTAAGTAGACGAGAGGACGGCCCTACGGGCCTACAGACGAGAGACAAGAGATGTCTTTCGGAATCGTCTGTATGAGGCGTCATTGCGAGCGTAGCGAAGCAATCCACCTCTAATCGTCATTTTGGAGCCGCAGGTCCCTGAGCTTGTCGAAGGGTGCGGCGATAGGATCCACAAGCAATTCAAAAGCGTCCAGGTTCAAAGCCTGGACGTTTTTTTATATTCTACCCCATGAGACTTGCAAAGATTACACGGATGAAACGAAAGGCACTTGTCGTTAGTGTAACGATTCTCTGTTGTTGGGCCTGCTGCGGATTTTTCTGCACAAGTGAGTGGGATTTGTACCAACCCTGCGGGCTACAAATACGCATAGATCCACCCGAAAATTCCGATTCTGTTCATCTTTCAGTCTACAACGATGGGTCCATCTATCACCTGTTTCGAGATAAAGTTATCCACCCCAAATCCAATCCTGCAGATTCGTTCAGAAGCCTCAGCGTAGCCGAGGACACTGATGACTTAAAGGATTCAGACTGGGAGTACGGCCGATTTTTCATGGCGGAAACTGTTTTTTGCGGTAATAAGAAGACAATATTCCCCGTAGTTTCGTTCAATGTACGTAAAGGAAGAGCTTCTGCCTTTATTGAAACCTTTTACTCTACGGAAAGAGCCTACTATGATTCCACAGGAACAAGATCTACTTTGCACGAACACTTTGACTATGATTCATCTTTACCGCCAGATTATGATTTTGCGTCTATTGACAAGGATTCCACATACTACATAGTTCAGCGGTTCATTCCCATTGTGAACGATTGTGGTATAGACTCTACTTATTTCATTGAAATCGATTATACAGAAGAATGCCATAAACAAAGTGATAATTACCTGTTTTGAGTAACGATATTTTTAGGGCGGATAGGATTCACGAAACCCATGCTCACCTCACCCATCGACAACATCCTCGTAGAAAAGGCGAAGCGCCAAATGCACTTGCGCAACGGCGATAAAATTGTCAAGACGTACCGAATTTCTTTGGGCAAGAATCCGGTGGGTGCGAAGGTCAAGTCCGGTGACAACAAGACGCCCGAGGGCAACTACACCATCGAGTGGCACAACCCCAAGAGCAAATTTCATTTATCGCTGAAGATTTCGTACCCGAACGCGGAGCAAATCCAGGCCGCAAAAGTTAGCAACTACGAACCCGGCGGCGACATCATGATTCACGGCTACCCGAACAAGGTTCCGGCATTTCTCTTTAAGTTTTGGCACAAGTGGAAGGACTGGACTGCCGGCTGCATCGCGGTCACCAACGACGAAATCGAAGAAATCTACGCCGCCGTCAAGGACGGCACGCCGATAACCATCAAGACTTAAAATGCCGGGTTTTAGGACGTTCCCCTACCCTAACAAATCAAGCATCTGCCGGGGCGTGACAACAACAGGAGTTTCAGCGATTCTTACAGGCGAAAATCCGAATTTAGGTCTGTTGAGAACAACCCTATATTCCTCAAGAAT contains:
- the leuC gene encoding 3-isopropylmalate dehydratase large subunit, translated to MGKSLYQKIFESHTVAKLPSGQCQLFIGLHLCHEVTSPQAFAQLREEGQKVLFPERTFATVDHIIPTTFPERNRPLQDGISEEMFSHIENNTKNNGIKFFGPGTCEQGVIHIVGPEEGVTQPGMTVACGDSHTATHGAFGAIAFGIGTSQVADVLATQTLAMSPLKTRRIKFTGKLKPGVTAKDVALAYIAKLGVNGGVGYAYEFAGPVIEEMGMEGRMTVCNMAIEGGARVGYCNPDEKTFEYLKGRPYAPKADKWDEAVAYWKSVATDADAQFDDEVEINCDNLEPMVTWGITPAQAIPLNGNMPKISEFEGSEKKVISEAYEYMGWEEGSKMIGRPIDIAFVGSCTNGRLSDLQAAAEIIKGHKVAPTVKMWVVPGSMKIKVEAEALGLDKIFKEAGAEWREAGCSLCLAMNPDKLKGRQVSASSSNRNFKGRQGSPSGRTILMSPAMVAAAAIEGKVTDVRKYIK
- a CDS encoding L,D-transpeptidase family protein — its product is MLTSPIDNILVEKAKRQMHLRNGDKIVKTYRISLGKNPVGAKVKSGDNKTPEGNYTIEWHNPKSKFHLSLKISYPNAEQIQAAKVSNYEPGGDIMIHGYPNKVPAFLFKFWHKWKDWTAGCIAVTNDEIEEIYAAVKDGTPITIKT
- a CDS encoding 3-isopropylmalate dehydratase small subunit 2, whose translation is MNSIDIVKGSGVPVRGNDIDTDRIIPARFLKCVTFEGLGDNAFADDIAGLAAQGKVHPFRDPAYKNGSILVSNQNFGCGSSREHAPQALKRWGIRAIIAESYSEIFFGNCVAIGVPCYKVSHEVADKILAWIEAHPSEELVTSTESRTLKMGDETIELTLADGPRGQFLDGSWHARSALMANADKVQELASKLPYMQFLK